A portion of the Candidatus Micrarchaeia archaeon genome contains these proteins:
- a CDS encoding class III signal peptide-containing protein, with amino-acid sequence MKGQLSAEMIILLAVVLAVVAIVAIQLTNTAQNASGAVENQSNKILERTGEIAGNFTSKATAPAFYALP; translated from the coding sequence ATGAAAGGACAGCTTTCGGCAGAGATGATAATCCTGCTCGCCGTGGTCCTTGCTGTGGTCGCGATAGTGGCCATACAGCTGACCAACACGGCCCAGAACGCGAGCGGAGCGGTGGAGAACCAGAGCAACAAGATACTGGAGAGGACCGGCGAAATCGCGGGCAACTTCACCTCAAAAGCAACCGCGCCGGCATTCTACGCCCTTCCGTAG
- a CDS encoding proteasome assembly chaperone family protein — protein MKETLVVEKRKFKGLKNPLLITGLPGIGLVGQVVCKYLINKLGGKKVADIYSPFFPHQVFMTRKGAIRPIKNMVYLVKAGKRDVLLLIGDVQAITSEGQYEVAGKILDYGQKLGVDEVITIGGYSTGKLSEKRRVFAVVTEKKLIPELKKVGIVFGEAKGAIVGAAGLLPALARVRGMKGICLMGETHGSYVDATSARDVIHALEDMLGFKVDLSDLEKQAKEGEKIIKKIEEEMQKQTITPYSADKGGVSYIR, from the coding sequence ATGAAAGAAACGCTCGTCGTGGAGAAAAGGAAGTTCAAGGGCCTCAAAAATCCGCTTCTCATTACCGGGCTGCCGGGCATAGGTCTGGTGGGCCAGGTGGTGTGCAAGTACCTGATAAACAAGCTCGGAGGGAAAAAGGTCGCTGATATCTACTCCCCGTTCTTCCCGCACCAGGTCTTCATGACCAGGAAGGGTGCCATACGCCCCATAAAGAACATGGTTTACCTGGTGAAGGCAGGGAAGCGGGACGTGCTCCTTCTCATAGGCGACGTGCAGGCAATAACATCAGAAGGCCAGTACGAAGTCGCTGGAAAAATCCTGGATTACGGACAGAAGCTCGGCGTGGACGAAGTCATAACAATAGGCGGCTACAGCACGGGCAAGCTCAGCGAGAAGCGGAGGGTTTTCGCAGTGGTCACGGAGAAGAAGCTCATACCCGAGCTCAAGAAGGTCGGGATTGTGTTCGGAGAAGCCAAGGGCGCCATAGTCGGCGCAGCAGGCCTCCTTCCTGCGTTGGCTAGGGTGCGCGGCATGAAGGGGATATGCCTCATGGGAGAAACCCACGGCAGCTACGTGGACGCGACTTCGGCGCGGGACGTGATTCACGCGCTCGAGGACATGCTGGGATTCAAAGTGGACCTTTCGGACCTGGAGAAGCAGGCCAAGGAAGGCGAGAAGATAATCAAGAAGATAGAGGAGGAGATGCAGAAGCAGACCATAACCCCGTATTCGGCCGACAAGGGTGGGGTTTCGTACATAAGATGA
- a CDS encoding nucleolar RNA-binding Nop10p family protein yields MKKIRKCRDCGAYTLKERHCASLAQSAHPARFNPNDKYARQRRKAKGIE; encoded by the coding sequence ATGAAGAAGATACGGAAATGCCGGGACTGCGGCGCGTACACCCTCAAAGAGCGCCACTGCGCTTCGCTGGCGCAGTCAGCGCACCCAGCCCGGTTCAATCCGAATGACAAGTACGCCCGGCAGCGCAGGAAAGCCAAGGGCATTGAATGA
- a CDS encoding translation initiation factor IF-2 subunit alpha: MNEKPKIPEQNELVLATVRKIVPYGAFCTLTEYNNTEAFLHVSEVASRWIKNIHEFLSDNQKLVVRVLRVDREKGQVDVSLRRVNEEEKKNKLESIKRASRSDKLLAIALQKIKSPMKLPELAAKLEEVYGEPYAAMESILGGDTLAEVQIPEDLKKEIIDIVQKSIKRARVSIAAELTFRCFGPDGVAHITRALSVNDDDVKITYVGAPRYHLDVFASDYKEAKKRMDKVLAKISDGAGKDCVFEYSIAE; the protein is encoded by the coding sequence ATGAACGAAAAACCCAAGATTCCTGAGCAGAACGAACTGGTCCTTGCGACGGTGCGGAAGATAGTTCCCTACGGCGCGTTCTGCACCCTCACCGAGTACAACAACACCGAGGCGTTCCTCCACGTTTCCGAAGTCGCGTCGCGCTGGATAAAGAACATCCACGAATTCCTCTCGGACAACCAGAAGCTGGTCGTGCGGGTGCTGCGCGTGGACCGCGAGAAAGGCCAGGTGGACGTTTCGCTCAGGCGCGTGAACGAGGAGGAGAAGAAGAACAAGCTCGAATCCATAAAGCGCGCCTCGCGTTCCGACAAGCTCCTCGCGATTGCGCTCCAGAAGATAAAGAGCCCGATGAAGCTCCCTGAGCTCGCGGCGAAGCTCGAGGAAGTTTACGGCGAGCCATACGCGGCAATGGAATCCATCCTGGGGGGAGACACGCTCGCTGAAGTGCAGATTCCCGAGGACCTGAAGAAGGAGATAATAGACATAGTGCAGAAGAGCATAAAGCGCGCCCGCGTTTCCATCGCAGCCGAACTCACATTCAGATGCTTCGGCCCGGATGGGGTGGCGCACATAACCCGCGCGCTCTCCGTGAATGATGACGACGTGAAAATAACCTACGTGGGCGCCCCCCGCTACCATCTCGACGTTTTCGCCTCGGACTACAAGGAGGCGAAGAAGAGGATGGACAAGGTGCTCGCGAAGATATCCGACGGGGCAGGAAAAGATTGTGTTTTCGAGTATTCGATAGCCGAATGA
- a CDS encoding 30S ribosomal protein S27e produces the protein MAKFIIVKCKCGNEQKMFGAPAMNVKCRVCNEILAQATGGKPALSGKHIKDAE, from the coding sequence ATGGCGAAATTCATAATAGTGAAATGCAAGTGCGGAAACGAGCAGAAGATGTTCGGAGCCCCTGCGATGAACGTGAAGTGCAGGGTGTGCAACGAAATCCTCGCCCAGGCCACCGGCGGCAAGCCAGCCCTTTCAGGCAAGCACATAAAGGATGCCGAATGA
- a CDS encoding 50S ribosomal protein L44e: MKYPKEVRTFCPNCNSHQTHKARLASKGRARSMAVGNRKHERSLHGHGGKRAGEKTVKKQGKRQKIILECQNCKKKQERVVGTRTKKKLEIKA, encoded by the coding sequence ATGAAATATCCGAAAGAGGTCAGAACGTTCTGTCCGAACTGCAATTCGCACCAGACTCACAAGGCGAGGCTGGCGAGCAAGGGGCGCGCCCGCTCGATGGCGGTGGGGAACAGGAAGCACGAGAGGAGCCTGCACGGCCACGGAGGCAAGCGCGCCGGCGAAAAGACCGTGAAGAAGCAGGGCAAGAGGCAGAAGATAATCCTGGAGTGCCAGAACTGCAAGAAGAAGCAGGAGCGCGTCGTCGGCACCAGGACCAAGAAGAAACTCGAGATAAAGGCGTGA